The following are encoded in a window of Streptococcus pasteurianus genomic DNA:
- a CDS encoding alanine/glycine:cation symporter family protein, whose protein sequence is MLDFFTSLDDIVWGAPLLILLVGTGVYLTVRLGLLQIIKLPKAFKLIFTDDKGQGDISSFAALATALAATIGTGNIVGVATAIKAGGPGALFWMWVAAFFGMATKYSEGLLAIKYRTKDDNGEISGGPMYYIINGMGKRWKPLAAFFAVAGVLVAYFGIGTFSQVNSITSSLENSFGLAPQIVSVVIAVLVAIIIFGGIQSISKVAEKVVPFMAIIYIIATLAVIFGHANQIIPAFSEIFSGAFTGTAAIGGFTGSVVKEAIQKGIARGVFSNESGLGSAPIAAAAAKTEEPVEQGLISMTGTFIDTIIICTLTGLSVIVTGKWTVSGLEGAPLTQAAFSSVFGIYGALALTFCLVLFAFTTILGWSYYGERCFEFLFGTKRIKLYRSIFVVMVALGGFLKLELIWVIADIVNGLMALPNLIALLALSPVIIHETKRYFAKK, encoded by the coding sequence AATCTTACTCGTTGGGACTGGTGTTTACTTAACTGTTCGTCTTGGGCTTCTCCAAATCATCAAACTACCTAAAGCTTTTAAATTAATCTTTACTGATGATAAAGGACAAGGAGATATCTCAAGCTTTGCTGCACTCGCTACCGCACTTGCAGCTACTATTGGAACAGGAAATATCGTTGGGGTAGCTACAGCGATTAAAGCTGGTGGACCTGGAGCTCTCTTTTGGATGTGGGTAGCTGCTTTCTTTGGAATGGCTACAAAATATTCTGAAGGGCTTCTTGCTATTAAATACCGCACTAAAGATGATAATGGTGAAATTTCTGGTGGTCCAATGTATTACATCATCAATGGTATGGGTAAACGTTGGAAACCTTTAGCTGCTTTCTTTGCAGTTGCTGGAGTTTTGGTTGCTTACTTTGGTATTGGGACATTCTCACAAGTAAACTCAATTACATCATCACTTGAAAATTCTTTTGGTTTGGCACCACAAATCGTAAGTGTTGTCATTGCCGTTCTTGTTGCTATCATCATTTTTGGTGGTATTCAATCTATTTCTAAAGTAGCTGAAAAAGTCGTACCTTTCATGGCTATTATTTATATTATTGCCACACTCGCTGTTATTTTTGGTCACGCTAATCAGATTATACCTGCATTCAGTGAAATTTTTTCTGGAGCTTTTACTGGTACAGCAGCTATTGGTGGGTTTACGGGTTCAGTTGTTAAAGAGGCAATTCAAAAAGGGATTGCTCGTGGTGTCTTCTCTAATGAATCTGGATTAGGATCAGCACCTATAGCCGCTGCTGCTGCTAAAACAGAAGAACCAGTTGAACAAGGGCTAATCTCAATGACAGGAACTTTTATTGATACAATCATCATTTGTACTTTAACTGGACTTTCTGTCATTGTTACCGGAAAATGGACTGTCTCTGGTCTTGAAGGAGCTCCACTGACACAAGCTGCTTTTTCATCAGTTTTTGGTATATATGGAGCGCTTGCTCTTACTTTTTGTCTTGTTTTATTCGCCTTTACCACAATTCTTGGTTGGTCTTATTACGGCGAACGTTGTTTTGAATTCCTTTTCGGAACAAAACGCATCAAACTTTACCGTAGCATCTTCGTTGTCATGGTTGCCCTCGGAGGCTTCCTCAAATTAGAATTGATTTGGGTTATCGCTGATATCGTTAATGGGCTTATGGCTTTACCAAACTTGATTGCCCTCCTGGCACTCTCACCTGTCATTATCCATGAAACAAAACGTTATTTTGCCAAGAAATAA
- a CDS encoding TetR/AcrR family transcriptional regulator codes for MAGHQAAKLKLQQTLILLLDNETFDHITVSKICRQSAVNRSTFYSYYSNQYELLEDAYDYLTSLFIAEFEEYQADFNMTDETRFIDDAYLIPYLTFVKNHQRIYKIYLEHEHDFHHKERSDRLVNHIFKPSYYAHGVTDKVKMTYMASFFLAGITQVIRGWISNDCSDDISFISEIIQTCIPNEDK; via the coding sequence ATGGCTGGACATCAAGCAGCAAAACTCAAACTTCAACAAACTCTTATTTTGTTATTGGATAATGAGACATTTGATCATATCACTGTTAGCAAAATTTGCCGGCAATCCGCTGTAAATCGTTCCACTTTCTATAGCTACTACAGCAATCAGTACGAACTATTGGAAGATGCTTATGATTACTTGACTTCTCTTTTTATTGCTGAATTCGAAGAATATCAAGCTGATTTTAACATGACAGATGAGACGCGTTTTATAGACGATGCCTATCTAATTCCCTATTTAACTTTTGTGAAGAATCATCAACGCATTTATAAAATTTATCTCGAACACGAACATGATTTTCATCATAAAGAACGCTCTGATCGGTTAGTTAACCACATTTTTAAACCGTCTTATTATGCGCATGGTGTTACAGATAAGGTCAAAATGACGTATATGGCTAGCTTCTTCTTAGCAGGTATTACTCAAGTTATCCGAGGTTGGATTTCTAATGATTGTTCTGACGATATTTCATTTATTTCAGAAATTATTCAAACTTGTATTCCAAATGAAGACAAATAA
- a CDS encoding RrF2 family transcriptional regulator, with product MKLNKSFEQAVYVLTMLALQENHTPVKSRVLSDILEVSDSYLKKILVKLTRAGLIQSNASKVGGYQLAQSVTTITLKDVFFALDLQANVIEFKHMAHHIYDDTSHVKQVENKVQQTLEKGLFAFYHELDTLTIADLLQEEAYENGAINWSNKVKNHLNK from the coding sequence ATGAAATTAAATAAAAGCTTTGAGCAAGCAGTTTATGTGCTAACGATGTTAGCTTTACAAGAAAATCATACACCAGTTAAAAGTCGTGTTCTTAGTGATATTTTAGAAGTGTCGGATTCTTATTTGAAAAAAATCCTTGTTAAATTAACAAGAGCAGGTCTCATTCAATCAAATGCTAGTAAAGTTGGTGGGTATCAGTTAGCCCAATCTGTGACAACTATCACACTTAAAGACGTCTTTTTTGCTCTTGATTTACAAGCTAATGTTATCGAATTCAAACATATGGCTCATCACATCTATGATGATACAAGTCACGTTAAACAAGTTGAAAATAAGGTTCAACAAACATTGGAAAAAGGACTTTTTGCATTCTATCACGAGTTGGATACATTGACAATTGCTGATTTACTCCAAGAAGAAGCCTATGAGAATGGTGCTATTAATTGGAGCAATAAAGTAAAAAATCATCTCAATAAATAG
- a CDS encoding NAD-dependent epimerase/dehydratase family protein: MTTIVLLGGNGYIGRNVTKNWLKKDLSAEFYVLSRSGKNELKDSRIKNIAVDVTSVGAVEAVLPEKIDYIIDFIGRPEKDVDLFKKVNNLPAQVMLRVAEKHRVKAMGFIGGVLGPKSFVNGKKLIIESLEKSDIPLEVVEPTIVYGNGRADTLAKMVPILKVVGVLVKMLKPVHVDDVANELITQLIKRS, encoded by the coding sequence ATGACAACAATTGTATTATTAGGTGGAAATGGTTATATCGGTCGGAATGTCACTAAAAATTGGCTAAAAAAAGACTTAAGTGCTGAATTTTACGTTTTATCGCGTTCTGGAAAAAATGAATTGAAGGATTCGCGTATTAAAAATATAGCTGTTGACGTCACATCTGTGGGAGCAGTTGAAGCAGTATTGCCAGAAAAAATTGATTATATTATCGATTTTATTGGACGACCAGAAAAAGATGTTGACCTATTTAAAAAAGTTAATAATTTACCTGCTCAAGTTATGCTTAGGGTTGCTGAAAAACATCGTGTGAAAGCAATGGGGTTTATTGGTGGTGTTCTCGGTCCGAAATCGTTTGTAAATGGGAAGAAGCTGATTATCGAATCTTTGGAAAAATCAGATATTCCATTAGAAGTGGTTGAGCCAACGATTGTCTATGGGAATGGACGAGCTGATACTTTAGCCAAAATGGTTCCTATTTTGAAAGTGGTGGGTGTTTTAGTAAAGATGCTAAAACCTGTCCATGTTGACGATGTCGCTAATGAGTTAATAACACAACTAATCAAGAGGTCATAA
- a CDS encoding Cof-type HAD-IIB family hydrolase: MIKMIAVDMDGTFLDENGRYDIERFEKILEELEKREILFVVATGNQISRMRHIFGEQSDRLAYVVGNGSHVIVKNETKILKNLSEKQLEHLFAYYEHHFDDYHVVVSSPEHSYMTKGAFSCDNLADKASLDYYNNSFPNVILLDNMSEMPQEAINKITMKVPMSAEEKVTNDFRREFPDLVLMASGFGALDVVLPNIDKAWGLKQIMTLFDISPDELMAFGDGDNDLAMLSLAYHSYAMENATERVKETARFIAPANTKSGVFQVIEAYLKEN, from the coding sequence ATGATAAAAATGATCGCAGTTGATATGGATGGAACTTTTTTAGATGAAAATGGGCGATATGACATTGAGCGATTTGAAAAAATACTTGAAGAATTAGAAAAACGTGAGATTTTATTTGTCGTGGCAACTGGTAATCAGATTTCGCGGATGCGTCATATTTTTGGTGAGCAATCAGATAGATTGGCTTACGTTGTCGGCAATGGCAGTCACGTTATTGTGAAAAATGAGACCAAGATTTTAAAAAATCTGAGTGAGAAGCAGTTGGAGCATTTGTTTGCTTACTATGAACATCATTTTGATGACTATCATGTTGTTGTTTCATCGCCAGAGCATTCTTATATGACCAAAGGGGCTTTTTCATGCGATAACTTAGCAGATAAAGCCAGTTTGGATTACTATAATAACAGCTTTCCGAATGTGATTTTACTTGATAATATGTCTGAAATGCCACAAGAAGCCATTAATAAGATAACCATGAAGGTTCCAATGTCAGCAGAAGAAAAGGTAACCAACGATTTTAGGCGTGAATTTCCTGACTTGGTGCTAATGGCAAGCGGTTTTGGAGCGCTTGATGTTGTCCTACCAAATATTGATAAAGCTTGGGGATTAAAGCAAATCATGACACTTTTTGACATTAGCCCAGATGAACTTATGGCATTTGGCGATGGAGATAACGACCTAGCCATGTTGTCTTTGGCTTATCATTCTTATGCTATGGAAAATGCGACAGAGCGCGTGAAAGAAACAGCCAGATTTATTGCACCAGCTAATACCAAATCAGGCGTTTTCCAAGTTATCGAAGCGTATTTAAAGGAAAATTAA